From the genome of Azospirillum brasilense, one region includes:
- a CDS encoding NAD(P)/FAD-dependent oxidoreductase, with the protein MPTSSHIRSWYADTATPHPQHPVLEESLSCDICVVGGGYTGLMTALELAEQGYDVVLLEANRVGWGASGRNGGQIITGYNKSMSTIERWVGAEDARRLWDLGEDSKALLAERVAKHAIPCDLTWGFAHAAVKPRHMDDVAAMEREMRDRYGYNKIRALDREAMRAVVGSDAYVGGLADDGSGHLHPLNYALGLAAAAARAGVRIFEDSRVTAIDTGDRPVATTAKGRVTARFLVLAGNAYLGALAPRLSAVVMPVATYMIATEPLGEATATSLLPTNLAVSDMNFVLNYFRRSADHRLLFGGGVSYSGLDAPGLKIAMRSKMLAVFPQLRGAAVDHFWGGHVAITMNRMPQVGRLTPTTYFAHGYSGHGLALAGMAGRVMAEAIRGTAERFDVFARVPHLPFPGGRRFRTPALVLAMLWFRLRDLL; encoded by the coding sequence ATGCCGACATCATCCCACATCCGCTCGTGGTACGCCGACACCGCGACTCCGCACCCGCAGCACCCGGTGCTGGAAGAATCGCTGTCCTGCGACATCTGCGTGGTCGGCGGCGGCTACACCGGGCTGATGACCGCGCTGGAACTGGCCGAGCAGGGCTACGACGTGGTTCTGCTGGAAGCCAACCGCGTCGGCTGGGGTGCATCGGGCCGCAACGGCGGGCAGATCATCACCGGCTACAACAAGTCGATGAGCACCATCGAGCGTTGGGTCGGGGCGGAGGATGCAAGGCGGCTGTGGGACCTCGGCGAGGACTCCAAGGCGTTGCTGGCGGAGCGCGTTGCGAAACACGCCATTCCCTGCGACCTCACCTGGGGCTTCGCCCACGCGGCGGTGAAGCCGCGCCACATGGACGACGTGGCGGCGATGGAGCGCGAGATGCGCGACCGCTACGGCTACAACAAGATCCGTGCGCTCGACCGCGAGGCCATGCGGGCGGTGGTGGGCAGCGACGCCTATGTCGGCGGGCTGGCCGATGACGGAAGCGGCCATCTGCACCCGCTGAACTACGCGCTGGGCCTCGCCGCCGCTGCTGCCCGGGCCGGCGTGCGCATCTTCGAAGACAGCCGGGTCACCGCCATCGACACCGGCGACCGCCCCGTCGCCACCACCGCCAAGGGCCGGGTGACGGCGCGTTTCCTCGTGCTGGCCGGGAACGCCTATCTGGGGGCGCTGGCGCCGCGCCTGTCGGCTGTGGTGATGCCCGTCGCCACCTACATGATCGCCACCGAGCCGCTGGGCGAGGCCACCGCGACGTCCCTGCTGCCGACCAATTTGGCGGTCAGCGACATGAACTTCGTGCTCAACTACTTCCGCCGCTCCGCCGACCACCGGCTGCTGTTCGGCGGCGGCGTCAGCTATTCCGGCCTGGACGCGCCGGGGCTGAAGATCGCCATGCGGTCCAAGATGCTGGCGGTCTTCCCGCAGCTCCGCGGCGCCGCGGTCGATCATTTCTGGGGCGGCCATGTCGCCATCACCATGAACCGCATGCCGCAGGTCGGGCGGCTGACGCCGACCACTTATTTCGCCCACGGCTATTCGGGCCATGGGTTGGCGCTGGCCGGTATGGCCGGGCGGGTGATGGCGGAGGCGATTCGCGGCACGGCGGAGCGGTTCGACGTGTTCGCCCGCGTGCCACACCTGCCTTTCCCCGGCGGGCGGCGATTCCGCACACCCGCCCTTGTCCTCGCGATGCTCTGGTTCCGGCTGCGCGATCTGCTGTAA
- a CDS encoding FAD-dependent oxidoreductase — protein MPVLPCPPNPESVTLPPRRAMKVARCHVLVVGGGPAGMGAAIGAAQSGADTILVERYGFLGGNATAALVMPWMSFYTQRGSVAVVDNTRLMPQDHGPGEPVVGGALAVFLGRLYTNQGAIPPSPDTGFTVPFDPEVLKVTAQQILDEAGVKVLLHAFASTVLGEPGKPDAVVFETKSGPVVIEADVIVDCTGDGDIAALAGCDYEVGREEDGLTQPMTLMFRMVGFDHDAFNGYVREHPTQWRGVHGLWDLVSKATANGDLDLAREDILFFATTHPGEIALNCTRVTGALGTNVFDLTHAEWESHRQAAQIANFLRKYAPGFADAYTCQTGTGIGIRETRRIVGDYAMTADDVLGAAKFKDAIARGTYPVDIHSPTGRGTVLKRVPSGEWYEVPMRALLPKGTEKLLVAGRCISGSHEAHSSYRVTPTCMATGQAAGICASMAARRGERTRDIPVGAIQRELLRQGALLREPEA, from the coding sequence GCGCCATGAAGGTCGCGCGCTGCCACGTGCTCGTCGTCGGCGGCGGCCCCGCCGGCATGGGGGCGGCCATCGGGGCCGCCCAGTCCGGGGCCGACACCATCCTGGTGGAGCGTTACGGCTTCCTCGGCGGCAACGCCACGGCAGCCCTCGTCATGCCCTGGATGAGCTTCTACACCCAGCGCGGTTCGGTGGCGGTCGTGGACAACACCCGCCTGATGCCGCAGGACCACGGCCCCGGCGAGCCGGTGGTGGGCGGGGCGCTGGCTGTCTTCCTGGGCCGGCTCTACACCAACCAGGGAGCCATACCACCCTCGCCGGACACCGGCTTCACCGTTCCCTTCGACCCGGAGGTGCTGAAGGTCACCGCGCAGCAAATCCTCGATGAGGCTGGAGTGAAGGTGCTGCTGCACGCCTTCGCCTCAACTGTTCTCGGAGAGCCGGGCAAGCCCGACGCGGTGGTCTTCGAGACGAAGTCCGGCCCGGTTGTGATCGAGGCCGACGTGATCGTCGATTGCACCGGGGACGGTGACATCGCGGCGCTGGCCGGCTGCGACTATGAGGTCGGGCGGGAGGAGGACGGGCTGACCCAGCCGATGACGTTGATGTTCCGCATGGTCGGCTTCGACCATGACGCCTTCAACGGCTATGTGCGGGAGCATCCGACGCAGTGGCGCGGCGTTCACGGGCTGTGGGACCTCGTGTCGAAGGCCACGGCCAACGGCGACCTCGATCTGGCGCGCGAGGACATCCTGTTCTTCGCCACCACCCATCCCGGAGAGATCGCCCTGAACTGCACGCGGGTCACCGGCGCGCTGGGCACCAACGTCTTCGACCTGACCCACGCTGAGTGGGAGAGTCACCGGCAGGCCGCGCAGATCGCCAATTTCCTGCGCAAGTACGCCCCCGGATTCGCCGACGCTTACACCTGCCAGACCGGGACCGGAATCGGCATCCGTGAGACGCGGCGCATCGTCGGCGACTACGCCATGACCGCGGACGATGTGCTGGGGGCGGCGAAGTTCAAGGACGCCATCGCGCGCGGAACCTACCCGGTGGACATCCACAGCCCGACCGGCCGCGGCACGGTGCTGAAGCGCGTGCCCTCCGGCGAATGGTACGAGGTGCCGATGCGGGCGCTTCTGCCCAAGGGGACGGAGAAGCTTCTGGTGGCTGGACGCTGCATCTCCGGCAGCCACGAGGCCCATTCCTCCTACCGGGTGACGCCCACCTGCATGGCGACGGGGCAGGCCGCCGGGATCTGCGCGTCGATGGCGGCACGGCGCGGCGAGCGCACCCGCGACATCCCGGTCGGCGCCATCCAGCGCGAGCTGCTGCGCCAGGGGGCCCTGCTGCGCGAGCCGGAGGCGTAA
- a CDS encoding ferric reductase-like transmembrane domain-containing protein: protein MKTITLSLWGILALLTVLWLAAEPSVFLASSFFGLRAQLVQYSGIIAIGCMGAAMILALRPRWPEPWFGGLDKMYRLHKWLGIAALVGAIVHWLWAQGPKWAVGWGWLARPQRGPRAIPDSSLEQSLRSLRGTAEWLGEWAFYAAVLLIALALFKRLPYRLFFKTHRLLAIAYLVLVFHAVVLTDFAYWSSPIGWVMAPLLAASAWAAIMVLLGRVAADRSVPGTIGALHYFPGVHTLEVAIDVPQGWPGHKAGQFAFATSDRVEGAHPYTIASAWNDAERRITFVVKELGDHTRRLRERLTVGQAVTVEGPYGCFTFDDSCPHQIWVGGGIGVTPFIARMKFLAAMAERPRQTIDFFHTTSEYDGDAIAKLTADAAAAGVRLHVLIDSRDGRLDGERIRALVPEWRDASVWFCGPAGFGQALRHDFSAHGLPVDQRFHQELFAMR, encoded by the coding sequence ATGAAAACAATCACGCTGTCTTTATGGGGTATTTTAGCGCTTTTGACGGTTTTGTGGCTTGCCGCCGAGCCGAGTGTGTTTCTGGCAAGCAGCTTTTTCGGCCTTCGCGCCCAACTGGTTCAATACAGCGGCATCATCGCCATCGGATGCATGGGCGCGGCCATGATCCTGGCGCTGCGGCCGCGCTGGCCGGAGCCGTGGTTCGGCGGCCTCGACAAGATGTACCGCCTGCACAAGTGGCTGGGCATCGCCGCGCTCGTTGGTGCGATCGTCCATTGGCTGTGGGCCCAGGGGCCGAAATGGGCGGTCGGCTGGGGGTGGCTGGCCCGGCCGCAGCGGGGACCGCGGGCAATTCCCGACAGCTCCCTCGAACAGTCGCTCCGCAGCCTGCGCGGCACCGCCGAATGGCTCGGAGAATGGGCCTTCTACGCGGCCGTGCTGCTGATCGCGCTGGCGCTGTTCAAGCGCCTCCCCTACCGGCTGTTCTTCAAGACGCACCGCCTGCTAGCGATCGCCTATCTGGTGCTGGTTTTCCACGCCGTCGTGCTGACCGACTTCGCCTACTGGAGTTCGCCCATCGGCTGGGTGATGGCGCCGCTGCTCGCCGCCAGCGCCTGGGCCGCCATCATGGTGCTTCTCGGCCGGGTCGCCGCCGACCGGAGTGTTCCCGGCACGATCGGCGCGCTCCATTACTTTCCCGGCGTACACACCCTTGAGGTCGCGATCGACGTTCCACAGGGCTGGCCAGGCCACAAGGCGGGCCAGTTCGCCTTCGCCACCTCGGACAGGGTGGAGGGCGCCCATCCCTACACCATCGCCTCGGCCTGGAACGATGCCGAGCGCCGCATCACCTTCGTGGTCAAGGAACTTGGCGACCACACCCGGCGGCTGCGGGAACGGCTGACGGTCGGCCAAGCGGTGACGGTGGAAGGGCCTTATGGATGCTTCACCTTCGACGATTCCTGTCCGCACCAGATCTGGGTGGGCGGCGGCATCGGCGTCACGCCCTTCATCGCCCGCATGAAGTTCCTGGCGGCAATGGCCGAACGGCCACGGCAAACCATCGATTTCTTCCACACCACCAGCGAGTACGACGGGGACGCGATCGCGAAGCTCACCGCCGACGCGGCGGCGGCGGGGGTTCGCCTCCATGTCCTGATCGACAGCCGCGACGGCCGCCTGGATGGCGAGCGCATCCGTGCGCTGGTGCCGGAATGGCGCGATGCCAGCGTCTGGTTCTGCGGCCCGGCAGGCTTCGGACAGGCGCTGCGGCACGACTTCTCGGCCCACGGTCTGCCGGTGGACCAGCGCTTTCACCAGGAACTCTTCGCGATGCGCTGA